In a genomic window of Bradyrhizobium ontarionense:
- a CDS encoding magnesium transporter CorA family protein, with amino-acid sequence MFSVFVPSESSLKKAAITDPANLPENAVWVDLVNPSGAEDRAVEKLAGIAVPTREDMQEIEISSRLYIENGARYMTATLMCHSDSDMPRTTAVTFILAGHRLVTVRYDQPKPFAVVEAKLARSCAPGVTGEMVLMELLDAVIDRCADILERVGADIDQVSHEIFEPNNERHGHAKQYSQILAAIGRKGDLTSKVRESLVSIGRLVTFLSAVVEGVKWSKDMREQLKTMQRDVASLSDHASYLASKITFVLDAMLGVVNLEQNNIIKLFSVMAVVLMPPTLIASIYGMNFKSMPELEWVHGYPFALVLMLIAAIVPYYIFKLKKWL; translated from the coding sequence ATGTTCTCGGTGTTCGTTCCGTCCGAATCCTCGCTGAAGAAGGCGGCCATCACCGATCCTGCGAATCTGCCCGAGAACGCGGTCTGGGTCGACCTGGTCAACCCGAGCGGCGCCGAGGACCGGGCGGTCGAAAAGCTCGCGGGCATCGCGGTGCCGACGCGGGAGGACATGCAGGAGATCGAGATCTCCAGCCGTCTCTACATCGAGAACGGCGCCCGCTACATGACGGCGACCCTGATGTGTCACTCCGATTCCGACATGCCCCGGACCACCGCGGTGACGTTCATCCTGGCCGGCCACCGTCTGGTCACGGTCCGCTACGACCAGCCGAAGCCGTTCGCGGTGGTCGAGGCCAAGCTGGCTCGCAGCTGTGCCCCGGGCGTCACCGGCGAGATGGTGCTGATGGAGCTGCTCGACGCCGTGATCGACCGTTGCGCCGACATCCTCGAGCGGGTGGGGGCCGACATCGACCAGGTCAGTCACGAGATCTTCGAGCCGAACAATGAGCGGCACGGCCATGCCAAGCAGTATTCGCAGATCCTGGCTGCGATCGGCCGCAAGGGCGACCTGACCTCGAAGGTGCGCGAGAGCCTGGTCTCGATCGGGCGCCTCGTCACCTTCCTGTCCGCGGTAGTGGAAGGCGTGAAATGGTCGAAGGACATGCGCGAGCAGCTCAAGACGATGCAGCGCGACGTGGCTTCGCTCAGCGATCACGCGTCCTATCTCGCTAGCAAGATCACCTTCGTGCTCGACGCGATGCTCGGTGTGGTCAACCTCGAGCAGAACAACATCATCAAGTTGTTCTCGGTGATGGCGGTGGTGCTGATGCCGCCGACCTTGATCGCCTCGATCTACGGCATGAACTTCAAGAGCATGCCCGAGCTCGAATGGGTGCATGGCTATCCGTTTG